The window TTCAACAAGCCGACGGGCCAGAAGGCAGCCTTTGCCAAAATTGCTCTGCCCGTAGTCCGCTTGCAGAGACTGAGGTTCCGCCGAAATATCAAACGCTTCTGTTTCCGGAGTGAGAACCAGGCGTGATGCCTTTCCGTACAGTGACTGATGAGTGTCAGCGAGGACCGCCGAAGTTGAAGTGGCGAATTCTCCACTCAGCTTTTCCATCAGAGCAGTACGGCGATGGAAGCGATCCTTTGACACAGACATAGCAATGTTTTCCGGCAGTCGTCCCGGTTGAGCAACAGCAAAGGGCTCATAATCCATGCCAAGAAATCCCGCACCAGGAATAGCACCTCCGGGTCCACCCGTACCGATTGAAACAAACGACGGCAGTTCTGCGGCAGCATCCCCGATCTGGCTGGCAATGCAGGCCCCAATCGAAGGATGCTTGACGCTTCCGGATGGCGCGTAACCTGTATGCATCTGGTAACTGGCTCGCGGGTGACTGCCTTCCTTGTTTGTCATTGATCGAATGATGGCAATGTCACTCATTTGTCGCGCAATCTGCGGCAGATTTTCAGCGATCTGAATTCCCGCCACGGCCGTTTGGATCGCTTCCGTTGGTCCCCCCGTCGATTTTCCTGGCTTCGGATCAAGAGTCTCGAATTGACTTGGCCCCCCCTGCATCCAGAGCAGGATCATGGATTTGCCGCGTTTACGAAGTTCTTCTGCTCCCGTCGCCATCAACTCACCGAAACTGAGAGCCCCTGCCGTCAACGAGACGGTGGAAACAGATTTCATAAAGCGGCGACGGCAGAATCCGTGTCGGCTGACACTGACCTGATCAAATGCGTGAATGCTCATGATGGATCAATCCTTCTGATGTCCGATGAAACTTGAATTGCCATTGCTGTTCTGAAACCGAGGCTGA is drawn from Planctomycetaceae bacterium and contains these coding sequences:
- a CDS encoding DUF1501 domain-containing protein, with product MSIHAFDQVSVSRHGFCRRRFMKSVSTVSLTAGALSFGELMATGAEELRKRGKSMILLWMQGGPSQFETLDPKPGKSTGGPTEAIQTAVAGIQIAENLPQIARQMSDIAIIRSMTNKEGSHPRASYQMHTGYAPSGSVKHPSIGACIASQIGDAAAELPSFVSIGTGGPGGAIPGAGFLGMDYEPFAVAQPGRLPENIAMSVSKDRFHRRTALMEKLSGEFATSTSAVLADTHQSLYGKASRLVLTPETEAFDISAEPQSLQADYGQSNFGKGCLLARRLVERGVTFVEVRSGNWDTHQDNFEQCARNAGEVDPATATLIRDLNERGMLKDTLIVWMGEFGRTPKINPREGRDHYPRVFSIMMAGCGVQGGQVYGASTGDGSEIADHPVNVADLFQTICKALDVNAAHENMSPLGRPMKIVDGGRVLPVLS